The Spirulina subsalsa PCC 9445 region AAGACGGGCGGCAAAGAAGCGGGGGCGGGCATTCCCGGAGATGATGCGACGACCTTGGGCATCTTGTTGGCGGTATTGAATGAAGCCTTTGGGGGCGGGTTGAAATTCAAGGTCATAGAGCATTAGGCCGAGTTCGTCGGTGCGGTCAATGGCTTGTTCTTGCCCGGTGGGGGGTTCAAAGAAGGCGCTAAATTCCCGGGTGCCGAAGTAGGGCTGATGGTGGCATTGACCGCGCTGCACTCGACGACGGAATTGGTCGCGGTATTTGGCAATATTGGCGGTGGCATGGGGTTTAAGGTTAATCTGGGCTTCGATGAGGTAGGCGACATTGCGCAGGCCGAGGGTATGGCGTTGAGCGCGATCGCCATCGGCAAAATACCCCCCGACTCCTGTTTTCGCCCAACTCTTGGCACTACTTTCACTCTGGCAGTTATTCACTTCATTACGCCAGATGGAGAAGTGTTGAATGGGGTTGAGGACATGGATTTTTTCGATGCGATAGCTCATTTCCGGTTTCCAGAAAATGGCTTCGAGAATCCCCCGTGCTGCGCTGGGGGTGATCACGTCGTAACTAATGCGCTCTACTTTAAATTCCGGTCGGGTAAAGCAGGCAAAGTCGCCGTAGACTTTTAGGGCTAAGGGGGGGGAATTGCTCACAGTGCTAATCCTTAACGAATGGGACAAGGAAAGGAGAAAAAGGCGCTTTCCTCTTTCTGCCTCTTCCTGGAGAGGGGGGAGAGTGGACTAGGGGGATTGCCCTTGAACCGCCATCCCTAGGATTTCAACCACAACTCAAGGGGGCGGCATTTCGGAACTTTGGCTCAACGGTCAGGTTTTAGGTCACAAATTGCACTAATATCCCCAATATTTTAGAGAAGTGATACGTTTTCTTGCAGTGATGTTCGCAAAAAATCACTAGGTTCAATCTCTGGTGTTTCGGCAAACAGATTAGGTATTTCTTGAAGGGTTAATGTAGGCCATGATTCATTCTCCTGATTGAGAATTGGGGGCAAGCGCTAAATAATCAAATCAAAGGGATCACGCTGGATGGGTTCACCTTGCCATTGAATCCCCACTAACTCATCATAGCCCCCTGTCCATTCCCACAGACCGGGAACCACTTCTTGGCGATTCTCTGGGTTTTGATTGAACTGCCAAGGGAATAGATTGACTAAATAAGCTTGTAAACGACGGCGAGTTTCTCGCCCCACCCGACCCTGAGAACGAATCTGAGCGAGAATTTGCCCACTTTCGCCATAATTGACTACCACCGGGATTGTCTCATCTTCAATCAGGGAAAACTTGGCCACCTCTGGATAATTGAGCTTTTTCCGTTCCCCTTGAATCTCTTGGCCCCTGGAGAAATCCACCTGTTGATAGAGTTCTTGGAAATAGCGCAGAAAGAGGTCTGGGGTATGGAGGGCATCCATTTCCCCCGGACTGAGGTAGTTTTTCGCTACAGCGTAGGCCGTTTGATAGAGTCCCCGAGGACTGCCCCCCTCTTGGGGTTCAAACAAGATCACCTGACCTTGAGCGCGCTTTCCTTCTCGATTACACCGCCCGGCCGCTTGTACAATACGGTCTAAGGGTGCGATCGCCCGATACACCACCGGAAAATCCAAATCCACCCCCGCCTCCACCACCTGAGTAGACACCACCCAACAGGGCAACCTCTCCTTCAAACGTCCTTTCACCGCCTCCAGCACCCGCCGACGATGAGTGCCACAGAGCAACGTCGAGAGATGAAACACCCCCTCACGGGGGAACTCCGCCCCTTGTAGGGCTGCCAACACCCCCAACGCATCCTTGCGCGTATTAACAATGATTAAAGCCTGTTCCGCCGACCGTGCTTGTAAATCTGCCATTAAATCCGACCAAGACCAAGCCCCCGACGGTCGGATATAGCTCACCCGTTTTAAGCGCTGGAAGTGCCTCTGAGCCTCAGCAGGCGGCACGATATCCGTGATTTGGTCGAATCCTCGTAAATAGGGGTTAGTCCCCTCAAAGGCGGGCTGAGTGGCCGTACAGAGAACCAGCGTCACCCCGTAATACTTCACCAATT contains the following coding sequences:
- the cas5c gene encoding type I-C CRISPR-associated protein Cas5c — translated: MSNSPPLALKVYGDFACFTRPEFKVERISYDVITPSAARGILEAIFWKPEMSYRIEKIHVLNPIQHFSIWRNEVNNCQSESSAKSWAKTGVGGYFADGDRAQRHTLGLRNVAYLIEAQINLKPHATANIAKYRDQFRRRVQRGQCHHQPYFGTREFSAFFEPPTGQEQAIDRTDELGLMLYDLEFQPAPKGFIQYRQQDAQGRRIISGNARPRFFAARLEQGILTIPPQPL